The nucleotide window atttattcataaaattggtgattgattttgttatatttttatgattgagataaataaatatgaagttaTTACAAtctgctttattattatttctttaaatacttcttgcacatacagtacaatggcggacataacgccttaggcgttctctaccagtctacctttgggtggcggagagaaagcgttggtaggtgcaaacaaatcaGAAAACTAGTatgaaacatacctacatacatattaattttttttgaaGACTAATTGGCCAAAACTGAGGAGCAAATGGCAACTTAAATCCCATAGCCTGAGAAATCAATAAATTTCATATACAAACCATATCCtattattatgttgttatagcggcaacagataTATAtcatctgttatttttttactgtcttATTAGCACGTTTAAtggagatacagcctggtgacagaaaAACAGCTAGATAGCCGATTAAGTTACTTGAAACTAAACCTAAAAAATCATACACCtttgattttcattaaaatatttaatccaCTTAACAATTTCACCTATAAAACCTAACCTTACATAGCTAAAACTGTAAGCTTATGGTGCCCCAGCGGTATCATTCTTCTTCGGCGCTTGGGACTGAGCTGCCCCTGAACGAGGAGTCGTATTGTAAGGGTTAATGATCAGCACCTTCCTGGTACCTCCGGCTTCCCCACCTATTACTGGGGCCCTGGTGAGTGCTGCATTACCGAAGCGGCATATTTGGTCACACTGCAATAGTCGCCAATATTATGtaggtgaaagtttgtgagtctgtgtttgtttttgaattttacacaggaaaaagtatttatacataaaaagggtgtaaaatataggtaggtgtATTTGGAACTTCAAGATTACATGAGGCATATTtcaaaaacgcccgcccttcaccacttcctatattttttggtttttaaaagTCCTGGGGACTTTGCTGCGCCACTTCTTCATGAAATTTTTTAACTTCTCACAATAAATGTAACTTTTGAAGAAATTTAcctaaaatatagcttattcaTTTGAAGTCATAGACATCATAGACAGTCTTCATCGATAAATAGACATTATAAcaccgaaatattttttcagatctGACCAGAAGTTCCTTACATTAGCGTGTTTATATTTACAGCATACAGACCTGTTCTTTACTGTAGAAGTTATTTTTGTTCCCCCCACAGCCGGAGTAGATGGTACTCTTGCAGACTTTCCACTTAGAGTCGAAGTAATATCTTTCTACTGCCCCGAAACAGAACCCGTAGTCAAAAGTCAGACCGCAGTACCTTGGACGGTACTCTAAAATAAGCGAGGTTGAAATTACTTGAAGTGTTTTAGGGAACATTCATCTTTACCAAGAGTTCTAGTTACAGTATAAAGTGTAACTAGCTGTTCTCTGGGATTCGACTCAAGTTCTTAAGGAACTACTAGCCGCATCCACATAAAAGGAAATCATGTCCATAAATGAGATGAGAAGACAGGTCTAGAGACTAGACTTAGACTTTGTTTGCGTAATTTGTAAGAGGCCTATGCACGGATTAAGGAAAGATGAGATGCCATaatgaaggtaggtcaggctctTTCTTGTAGGCCAAATACTTACGGTGGGTATTACCATCAGTTACAAGTGAATTAATGAGGTGTTCGGGTTCTGTGAGACATCTATCAACAGTATTTGGTATTACGAAAAATGGTCAGGTCCAAAAATGCGTATAAGGGCAAGAACAGTAACATTTCCCGGTCCCCGCACACCCAAATTTTGGCGCtctgctttcttaggagattatTCGCCGTATATGGcgcctccactagtcattttgttctccatgggccTATGATAAGCAAAATGGATGTGCTGACGAGTACTTACTTCCAGGCTTACTCATACAAGTGTCCCAGCATTCTTCAAACTCGTTGAACCTATTACCATTCCCCTGGCAGCCCCCCCAATCGAAGGTTGAGCAGTTATTGGATGAAGGATCGTAATACCACATACTGATCTTACTGCGACAAGGTCCCGATTGTGGTATTAGCATACATGTTTTGGATACCACTGTAAAGGAATCATGGATAAGTGTAAGGTACTGGTAATAGTGCTGCTCAATTCATTGAAGGAGTCGACAAAAAAAACTCCAGAAGTTTTAATCAACCAGCCTTACTGAGGGTTATTGGGTAATAAGGTTGAGGAGGGCAATCGCTCATTGCTCATTGCTGTGACATGTCACTGGTACTCATGGCATCCGGTttgactagaagccgacccaaaaatacttgggaaaaaggcttggctGATGATATGATGTAACTATCCTTTGGTCCGACTGCCTCACTAAAGATATGATTTGAACTTTTGAAAGAAAGTAATCAAACTATAAAATCTTACCCACTGGCTGGAATCTTGCAAACGAAATACTTGGCGGTGGTATCAGATTATCAAAAATCCGAACTGGCTCAGTTTTATGcacgaaacaaacaaaaaagcaaAATCCCCATATTACGGATATCATTTTTTCAACAAACGCAACACATTTGCAATGGCCGACAAgcaattgtaataaatattgaacaaataaaatatttaccgtatttatttttattgaaaactgtcGTGGACtgtttttttgaatttattttatgtgtgtttTATAGTTTGATCGCTTGTTTATAACTTTTTTCagctataattttatatagtaaggTGATTTTCTGAGCTGCAGTCCTGAGACGCGTTTCGATATAACATGGTCCATTGCTGTGTCTTTGCATAAAAAAtgtcatttataaaaataatgagataATACAATGTACAATGTGGAACAAAATCCAAGGGATAATCCAAAGAAGAGGGTGTATTATTTTAACAGACAATCATGCATATGAAGCTGATGTAGCACCCAAATATATTTCAACCAGtttgcattatttttattctcCCATAACAAAATTTACTGCATCACAATAAACACCAGTTTCTAACGAAGTAAAAACTTTGTACAAATGAGACGCAGGCTTTTCTTGGAGGCTTAACGAGCTTGAGGGACCACGTTTTTCTCATGTTCAAACTGAATTACCATATGTATTCGCGGTATGAAATTCAGAACAGCCTTCACACTTCGTTCATTTGCATTGTTAATTGTAGATTCTGCTTGCTAACTtatatgtgtgtttgtgtgtgtgtgtaagtacGGAGGATGGAAATATAGTGGAGATGcgggcaggtaggtcaggcgccttcttgtaggtcaagtaatgtAGGGTACGATCAGAttctagaactaacgaggcgttcgtgTTCCTTGTCatatctttgacagattggtcttgattaattggtgattggatttaaaataaatgggcGAGTTCTAATGAAGGCATGTAAGTGagaagctagtaacgttcctagACCTCAAACGATCTCATTTTAGCCCGCTACTTTCTGAAGAGATTTAGCaatatgacatctccgctagtcattttgttctccatgacgcAGACTAGACGAATAACAGTGACTGTTGGTGGTTGGTGCATCTTAAAATTTTCCTTGTTACGCCTACGTTTATCTAAGAGttggtttgttttatttgtatgcaGTTTTGGATGTTCTTGTGTTCTTATGCAGATGAGGTGCACGTTCTAGGTTTGAATGTTAAATTCCGTGTTATTTCTTAGATACCAAAGTACAAATTCTTGAAGAGATATAAcgcaatgtttattttttaggttATAAGAATTGAGATTGTTTAGCCATTAGCTATTCAGCCATTTTAGAGCgaaaaagtaacaaacaaataggtttttttcatattcataataaatatatgtagatcTCAAGAAACCGGCCAACCAATATATTCAATTATCACACTTAGGGCtggaacgaaaaaaaaacattcctcACTTTACGTGAAAGGGGGATGAACAGGTTTTAGGATAATTCCTTCCTCCCAACCTTCTCCTCCCTATACTACTTCATGATACAAAACACCGAACACCAACTGCAAGACTCAATTCTATATTCAAACTGCGCATCTCTAGCGCCACCTATCGACCTAAAGCAAGCAACTTCAGTTCGAATCTAAACAATGGCCGGCCGGCATACGATTGATAGGTACAGGTACAAAGATATACGATTgatatgtacatatttgtatCAAAATTCAAGCGTTAGCACTAGAGCACTGAAATTATGCGCGGACGAGCTGACGTGGCGAAACTATAAGGATTTCAATTTCAAATTTTTCTTTCGATAGTATTCTCATACATTCCTCATAATGTAGACACCAACCAAGAAATTGACATTAGGTACATAACATCGAAAGATATTGTAACTAAAAACCGATTCATATCTATTGCTCCTTCGTCTTTACGAAGATAAGCATCAGATATTACGCCAACTGCAATACTCCATAGTACGTTAGTTCTAAGCCTTGAGGATTTTGTGGTATTTGTCCGTGTTCAAAGCCTGGTAGCTGTGCCAAGAGTAAATTGATGTTCATAGTGAAAGGCACTCTTTTCATTTGATCGCTATCGAAGAGGATGTGTATTGATGATGAAGGGTTCTGGGAATACGTATATGAATGTAGAGAAGTTGGTATGATTGGATATGACGGCggaattatgaaaattaatattttagactGGCTACTGGTCAGCGGTTCCGATTGCAAACAGTGGGAACTCATTCCAGATAAATAGTAGCATAGCTTTCCTCGACCAGTGGGGTTTCtaacaccaaaatattttttcaaataggactGATGGTTTGCGAAGTGCGCCCTAATGAACATAGCGGTTTAAATACTAATACAGGTTTaggtacttaaaactaataaaacctAAATTCCTATAAAGAGAATTCAACATACAAACTCTCCAGAAAACCAATAGCAGTCcaacaaaataacaaagacGACACGCAAAGAggataataataaacaatttcaattCTGTCAATTGTAAATCCTTAGCCCGAGAAATACCGGGAAACTTACAGGTGCACTATGCAGAACGAAAACATTTTCTTGCCGACTTGATTCCCGGGGCAAATCCCGGCTCAATCCCGCCTCAATCCTAGCCTCCTCAATCACGGGAAAAACGGGATTCTTAGGTATACAAGAGAGCGATTTGCACTATAGTGTCGAGTTCGTGGATAAATTTATCTTCGTCCCGCGATTACTTCCTTATGTGGATGTTATGTTATATATATTTGATATATATTTGAGGGGGGAGTAAGTTGTTTTTAGATTGAATTTGATGCTGTTTGTGATAGGCTCAATTTGATGCTGTTTGTGATAGGCTCAATTTGGATAGTTTATTGGAGGTAGGTGGAGATGAAACAAGGATTTTCTGTTTTAGTTCAAAAGCAACATTATATAGGTATAGAGGTATATGTAGGTAGCTGAAATAAGTTAGatttctaagtaactaatggcACATTCTAAACACATAgcaaacatatttattacaatgaaatacaaaataaataataggtcatgaattgtcaaaataatgaattgtccaattaatatgtttatttgGGAACAGATTTCAAGGGAATaagcaattttaataattatacgcCTACACAATTTTGAATCCTAATTGTTTCATTGGATTTAGgatataaattaaatgttgtGATACTAACAGATCGTGCCTAATTGAAAACAAACCTGGTAAATAAACTGAAGGATATTATTTGTTTGACCGCGCTAATCTCAGGCTAAATTCAGTGACGCAATTCTAAAAATATGCGTACTAGATAGATGGCGGATCTAGCCAAGGTCCACAGGAAACCCTGGATGAGAATTTCTGAAGACCGAGCAACGTAGCGAATCTTGGAAAACCTCTGTCCAGCAATGGGCTTCTTTCGGTTGAAATGGTAATCTTTAAGCAGAAAAACAAAttgattattaatatttcataaaatattataattttacaaataatactgCACCTGAATCATTAGCATAACAAACAAAGGGAATCAATGCGCATCGCAGAGTAAATAATTGGCGCGAAGTTAAAGCTGAATAAAATTCTTGCGGCGCTTTGTGACGCTGCGGGCGCCCCTGGCGGAAGCCGCGGAGACTAACTATGTGATGGGGACATTCTGAATAATGCGCAGAGTAGGGAGTTCTagagaattttttaaattatttttcatgcaCCTTAAAAAACTTGTTGTACACATAGTTCTCCTTTGGAAGGTGTCATCGGACACGTAAGATGCAAAAGATGTTGCGTATCCTAAACTCCTCCAAATAGTGTTCtctttaaatactttttgctgTTCAAAGCTGTCCAACTAAGTAGTATCTTATCTGTTACAATAAAAACGAAACAGAACACTTCTGTATATTCGCAAGGCAATAGCTAAGGCCCATGCTTAACAAAGTGCgtggagaagtttttaaacatcgAATACAAATTCTCACTAGGATTATGATTCGTACAAGCTAAGGGGAAAACTACTCccaatttgaaaatggaactgaGTCTTTGTGTCAGCCAGTAGAATGAGAGTAGAATTTAAAAATCCtatttaggtaatatttaaacTGCTTGCACTCTCTATTTCTGTAACTACTCTATGCTACTAGCCGGCAAGCCTCCCGCTATGTTTGTTCATTAGaggttttaatttgatttttctaGCGCGTTCTAATTGCACTACGCTTATAATTCTCCACTCATTCATAGAAGACAATTAGAATGCACTGTGtgtgtttttaaattgtttattttttaactctatGTTTCGACTGGTCTTTTGGTGTTCTGAGTGGTATTCAAGCATTGTGTCTTGTTACTAGTCATTACGACTTCCCAAAATCACGCTACACCTTGCATGTTCGCAAGATCCAAGAAACTACTAAAGTCAAGATAATTGTTCTTGTACTATTGAATGAAACTGTTACtaagccaattttttttttaagtatgtagTACTTAAAAATACGTCCGACAGTCTATCCATAGTTAATAGTGACCGAATATAGCTCCTTGCACCAATCGCCGATTTGATCAATTGGCAGCAATTTGACGGCCGATTATGGCTTGGCTATCAATAGCTACACGATGCAACTCTTCCTTGATTcgcaagaaaaaataaagaccAAAAACTACCCATGAACTTTGTATCGATCTTGAAAGACAAAGTAGGTCCCAATGGAAGAATTACGTTAAATCCAACAACGACATATTGGACTGAATCCAGCTTAATTGGATTTTAGATTGCACCTGAGATTGGATTAGATCAGAAGTAACTATTGTACTTTTTTATTCGGTGTCGGGTAAGGTCGATCTTTTTGTAGAGGACGCTGATAAAACTGGTTGTTTAATTACTGGTGTCTTTTTGAATAATGGTTGATTGTAGATTTAGGTGGAAAAAATGCTCTGATTTAGTAAGTTGATTGGTTTGCGCTCCCGCACTCTGTAAGTTGATACAGTTGACAGGCGGATAGTTTgattgggcttataaatcagtatggagttGAATGGTACTAAGCACATTATAACGATCAGGTAACCGGCCAAAATCAGACTGCCTTCGTACTGAACTGTTAGTCAACCATCAGACTGACTATTGGCCaacagtttagtctgcagtatgtgGGAGCTATTGTAGATAGAAATAATGGTATATCATAGGAATAGGATAGAATCATATAGTACGAACACTACatctatacttattttataaagctgaagagtttgtttgtttgcttgaacgcgctaatctcaggaactactggtccgatttcaaaaattattttagtgttagatagtcaatttatcgagaaaggctataggtaAGCCGTATATTATCACGCTAAGACCAAAAGGAGCGGAGCACCAATgaagaatgtttcaaaatcgGGGGATATTTTCCTAAACGGTTAAAGTTTCGCAAAAAGCATGTATGACAGAATAGTTCCCCTttaaaagttctaaaaaaaaGTCCGCGACAGCACACGTCTATCTTTTAAGGTTAGCTcactaaaaccttttttatagTTAAAGTCAGCGTTAGCCCAAAGTAACTATtccacgcggacgaagtcgagggcggaagctagtatttcatAACAGACCGCTCTTTAGTTTGACCATTACCGaagctttttttaattatgtaggtacagtttTCACTTCTGTTATTTGTATACTCAAACATTAATAAGGATTCGGtataatcatcatcttccgagcctttcccCAGAATTCACTTCTTCCCAGAAACTTTTAATCAATTTTTGAAATGATTACTAAGACACGTTAACATAAAAGGTCCCAGCTATCATTTGAGCGTCTTTCGCAGTTGTTATGGGTAGTTATAATTCAGAAAGCCTGAAAACCTAATATTAAGTGGTCTTGTTAACTGGTTGGAGCAGGTCAGACAGGTAGtcggtccttgtaaaacactggtacatacCTAGCCGGATCGgcaagactggaagctgacctcaaAGTAGTTAAGAGGCCAGGTACATGCGATTTACCTCTTAAATTGTTTagaaataaaactacataaaatattttcaaaaatgtatctttatttacaaattttcattgatttaataataaaaccttttgacaaattattatcaacaattacaaattaataaacaattAGTGCCTTgtgttacattattatattcaaattataattaggAATAGGAATTagtaaaattaatcaaaatatagctcataattaaaattaagcttATGTGTGTGagcattttatatgtatattctaTGTAAAATAATGTGTACAGCAGCTGTGATAGAATTTCATAAAGTTACATTTTGGAAGCGAGCTGCgcactgcaactgccgaccgcacttgcagcgactgcCCGAATCGATGATCGATATCTGAGGGTGACAGCGTAGGCAGAATGCAGCAGAATATAAATAGCAGAATGGTAGAATTGTGATATTGGCCCATAAATACTAAAAGCCTAGCTCCTTTTCAGTCGTACAACACAGTATATTTCCACGATTTGACATGACTAAATTATACCATTAAACAATAGGTTAAACTTTCATTATGCTATTGATgctgataagatttttttcatgGTTTGCTTCACACCGAAATCTGGTGAACACACTAAGAGCTCACTGCACACTGTAAACTGATGGTCCgataataattattgatatatacctaatttattttgaaggtagGTAATCGTGAACTCGATCAAACCTTTTAGTCGATCTAATAATAACATTCAGCTCCATACTATTTTATGAGCTCGATGAATCTATCAGCCAcctaaaagtttacagtgtgcCAAAGCTGTCATTTTGACTTTAATGTAGATTTtacgtcagttgcacaaaggttcattaaagttaaaacttcattaaatctattgctgtcactttttatcttgttgacaaagaaagagttagcataactttaatggagctttgtgcaactgaacTGACGGTATGTAGATTACATTATGAATTACATCTCGATGTTTGATTAAGCAATCCAGTGATATATCTATTATAAAACGATTTAATACGGCAGGTCAGGATACTTAGTTttcgcataaaaataaataaataaaatattacaaaacaccCAAATAATGACCACACATAGAGTTCTGAATactatttacattatttctttatctttttaCAAAAGATTTACTTCGACGTTAAgtttaggtataggtatttttgGATGTAGATAATCTTGTACAAATCAATGCCTTTTTGCTTTAATGGtctatttatgatatttttacaatatcaaATGATGCAAATGAGTTCCTTCGATCAAAAgtctgtttatttaaaattaaacttaaataaaattaaaaaaataattaaggtaagATAATGTCAATGCAGTATTTTACAAATAGGTAATAGGACTATGCGTAAAATATCGGGAAGAGATTTTGCTGTTTTTTAAAATGCTGATGTGTACTTTACATTAGAAAGAATTTAGGTAACAAAATAGGTCGTGTTAACATTATGGGATTATCCAGTGAAAGGTTACAGAAATAGTTTTATAGTGATTAAATCTATTATTTAAACAGCGGACCAACCAAAGCGGAGTGGAGAAGATTTTAAACAACCAATGGgattttcagttttataaataaaattatgtgtttGAATAAAGAAAGTCTTTTCGTTGTTGAAAAACTTCTCTGTTCTTCTCTGATTTGGTGGAGTCAGGACCTTAagagtatattttttacaatcgttatctattaaattaactgttaatattccaaaatacaGAATTCTGACATCGAGTTTCAATATGTTCATTTAAGATGTTAAAGCCTAAAGCCAAATACATTTGAGTATTTCTTATTATCATTACAACTGTAAAGATTCTTTATACAATGAACATTTCCAATTCTATCTTATATCTTTGATACAATGATTACAGAAGTATAAAGTCGATCTGATTTTCTTTTCGAACACTTTGTCAATAGAAACTGACACTTTATTTAGGTATGTGTCAaggtcaaaaaaaaaatatcgtgttGACTAGTTTATTAGTCATGGTTATTTCATAAAGGTACCTCAGCAAGTTCAATGTTGCAAAGATATAAGTTTCTGTCTTTTTGCTAACTGTACATACATTAAGTActatgaaaatttaattttcattttccatTTAATCTTATACCTATGGGACCGTGTTAATGATACATTGATACATCTTCATTGCATTATAATACGGCCTTGCAGGTTTGGTAAAACCTTTATGAATtatcacaatattatatttataattatatattataatatattatagctGTGTACAATAGATTGACAGATGTATTTACAAGAAGACTTACATaagtgttattttataatagaaaGTGGAATGTACAAAATGGTGTGTTAcacgttaatattttttatttaaaataaaagcggTATTAATTAGTCAATAAGGTGACAATATGCGcttagtaaattaaaattaagagaatataaaaaaaatataatcataacaTAAAGCATGGATAATGGTCACTCTCTTTATAAATCACTATTTTATTTCAGTGGTATATAGTACAGGTAGATACAAGTAAAGGAAATGCAATTTGGTAACATAGTAAATTATCACTTCATaatctttgtatttattttgatttaacaCTAAGTTACATGAGAGAAATTCTCATATTTAtcgaaaaactgaaaacatagttgttattagtttaagttaataagTACCAAGCCTATTTAGATGGATCAGGCAATTCAAATTGGAAAAAATCCCCAGCATCTAGAGGTATAATCATATAATCATCTGCATCGTGTAATTTACATATCGCAAGTTCagtaatataaattaacaaaggcCTTAAATCAAATAGATTTGTAAATCATCTGTTAAGTTACTTCTACCCGAGGAACAAATATCgcagtttgacatattttctgtaaaaaacctgtcaaaacgtcaaaaatattCTTGCATCCCAACTTttgtttgatttaaaaataaagctttCTTTTTCATTCATATTAGTTTGGAGGGCCATGTTGTCATGCCTATAAAAAAACGATGGATTATTCCGTATttctattaataatttaataactgatttctattgatgattaaataaataaaactaagacTTATTGGTTTAACTTAAAGGTTGATTATAAATAAACCTTTGAGTTAAACCAATAAGTCTTCAAATTGAACATACAACATCTAAACAGGCTTCCACAAAAACCAAACCAAAATCAAACTTCCAAAACATGTAGTGCTTAAATATCGTGtttaaaattaggtatttatcAGACTAAATTCGTATTTTTACACCTTAAATCCTCATTTTAACCGCCAACTAGCGAAGCGAAGGCTGCTGGGCCATACTTTTCCTCATAATCTTCGTAGTCGAGAATTGGCACCAAGTAGTCCTGGCCCATGACTACTGGCAGAAGAAATAGTAGGAGGAGTAGGATCCAGCTTTGGAAGCACTTGGATGCGCTGTTGAGGGTGACTGGAATTTGAAAAAGGAACTGTGTTAGTAAAGATGCAACAATATAATTTGTTATACAAAGccatatttgtacaaaaaaataatttgttaaaggCTACCTacaattaaatactattaatcTGCTTTGATGAAGATATCAAAGCTTCAGAATGCCAACTTACAATATGTTCAGAATCATTCTAACCTATTTCATTGTACTATGTTCGATGGCATCGTAACACATCAGAGTGTGTACGGCTCCTGAACTGCCGATTGTAGCGTTACGCACGTAGcaagatagatggcgttaccaGGTTCATAAAGCGCTCTATATTATTCACACTTTATTTCCCTTATTTTCAGTAACTAACACagaaaaggattgagcgttaatcactaaGCTTGCTCAATGttggttggtgatttcagatatGGTATATAGTCCTGGTTTCTCTAGATTCTCCTTCACCTTAAATTAGTTACTGGTTtaaacaaacttagaaaagtcgcATTAGAATTTGCttatctggaatcgaacccacactcatacttgagatgttggttctttacccactagagcACCACGACTTACAAacactttaattaataattttgcgACTATTTCCCTGCTCGTCTCCCATTACCTACAAAACAGATAAACGAATACTCACTCCTCTCAGGTCTCGGATCCGTATCAGGTGTAAAGAAGTCCAGGTTAGCCGAGTTCCTGTACACATCATACACTGTGGCTAGACACGCGACTCTCAGCCGGCCTCCTTGGAACATCTCGGGCGTGACTTTCACGTCTGCCTTTACGCTCGTCCAGAGTAGACCACTCTCTGTAGGATGGAGACTCGTTTCTGATGAGCGGAGCTGGAATCATATGAgaagaagttatttatttatttgaaagacTATGTACGTAGTTGATGAGACAGGTCAATTACCTACAAAGGCACTACTTAGTTACAACGTAGTAAACCCGCAGTCATGTTAGTGAGAATGgagattaattttattgtttcgtGTTCGTGGTGTCATGAATCCGAAAAACTACATGGTGAcgggaataaataaattagctatttatttctataaagcACCTAGAGTTATTAATAAGTTTGGATTTAATAATTGGTGTTATTGTGGTTATATTCAAGGGCAACTAAGTTTGCGTTATTGTATTTTAAGATAACTTTCAGGGACTCATTAAGCTAAGCAAACAGTTCCTATTTGCAAATATCAAAATAGCTTTAATTAACCCAGAAAACTCTTCATGCTAAGTTCTCACCCCAAGCCCTTTAAACACCTTTTTATAATCCATTTTCGTATAACCTAGAAACTATGGCTATCTAAGAAGAATAACGACCAATTTATC belongs to Helicoverpa zea isolate HzStark_Cry1AcR chromosome 11, ilHelZeax1.1, whole genome shotgun sequence and includes:
- the LOC124634667 gene encoding kunitz-type serine protease inhibitor bitisilin-3-like produces the protein MSDCPPQPYYPITLMVSKTCMLIPQSGPCRSKISMWYYDPSSNNCSTFDWGGCQGNGNRFNEFEECWDTCMSKPGKYRPRYCGLTFDYGFCFGAVERYYFDSKWKVCKSTIYSGCGGNKNNFYSKEQCDQICRFGNAALTRAPVIGGEAGGTRKVLIINPYNTTPRSGAAQSQAPKKNDTAGAP